The Prunus persica cultivar Lovell chromosome G7, Prunus_persica_NCBIv2, whole genome shotgun sequence genome has a segment encoding these proteins:
- the LOC18771521 gene encoding agamous-like MADS-box protein AGL82, whose protein sequence is MVAPRRSSLELIPNEGTRKMTFRKRKKSIYKKADELSKLCGIDVCLIVYEADQKKGRAVQPETWPRDPTQFKRILNKYKDSKDTSTPGLKRNFDMSDFYEDKKDHVDEDDEKFQNLGERIFEGEYPTKFQNLGKKIFEEEYPTWDDRIDDFSKDELTELIASLESKIQVATKKIDCMERYMGFAKKQNQSLVREEINHDEQPIKSLL, encoded by the coding sequence ATGGTGGCCCCTCGAAGAAGCAGCTTAGAACTCATACCTAATGAGGGCACTCGGAAGATGACCTTTCGGAAGCGAAAGAAgagtatatataaaaaggccGACGAGCTTTCGAAGCTTTGTGGTATTGATGTTTGCTTGATCGTCTACGAAGCCGATCAAAAGAAGGGGAGGGCAGTTCAACCGGAGACGTGGCCGCGAGATCCAACTCAATTCAAACGCATTCTCAACAAGTACAAGGATTCTAAGGATACGTCCACGCCCGGATTGAAGAGAAACTTTGATATGTCCGATTTTTATGAGGACAAGAAAGATCACGTGGATGAGGATGACGAAAAGTTTCAAAATTTAGGGGAGAGGATTTTTGAGGGAGAATACCCGACAAAGTTTCAAAATTTAGGGAAGAAGATTTTTGAGGAGGAGTACCCGACATGGGACGATCGAATAGATGATTTTTCGAAGGACGAATTGACTGAGCTCATTGCTTCACTTGAATCCAAGATACAAGTTGCAACCAAGAAGATTGATTGTATGGAAAGATATATGGGGTTTgctaagaaacaaaatcaaagtttGGTCCGGGAAGAGATTAATCATGATGAGCAGCCTATCAAGTCCCTGCTTTGA
- the LOC109950337 gene encoding uncharacterized protein LOC109950337: MRHICNTLFKEEWHKTIACNTFSRRNDVRLQLLENKLLSVAQCDMTIAQYFQKVKSICSEISELDPTFATRIKRIIIHGLRPEYQDFVAVVQGWPSQPLLVAFENLLADQEAMAKQMRGVPPKGEEETLYTNKSKGSFKQHVSGGSKRNGGMVNGHQGEGSSRPRGAPKYHKCGQSKNNKRFESKCYNCGKKGHMAKDCLVKQKARQE, from the coding sequence ATGAGACACATTTGCAACACTCTTTTCAAGGAGGAATGGCACAAGACTATAGCTTGCAACACTTTTTCGAGGAGGAATGACGTAAGGCTACAGCTTCTAGAGAACAAGCTGTTATCTGTTGCACAATGTGACATGACGATTGCTCAATATTTTCAAAAGGTAAAGTCGATATGCAGTGAAATTTCTGAATTAGATCCTACTTTTGCTACAAGgataaaaagaataattatCCATGGTCTGAGACCCGAATACCAAGACTTCGTTGCCGTTGTTCAAGGATGGCCGAGTCAACCATTACTTGTTGCATTTGAAAATTTGCTTGCCGACCAAGAAGCTATGGCTAAGCAAATGAGAGGGGTCCCACCAAAAGGGGAGGAGGAAACGCTCTACACCAACAAAAGTAAAGGTAGCTTTAAGCAACACGTCAGTGGTGGATCTAAAAGAAATGGTGGCATGGTGAATGGTCATCAAGGAGAAGGAAGTTCTAGGCCAAGGGGAGCTCCAAAGTATCACAAATGTGGTCagtccaaaaataataaaagatttgAGAGTAAATGCTACAACTGTGGAAAGAAAGGCCACATGGCGAAAGATTGTTTGGTCAAACAAAAGGCCCGTCAAGAGTAA